One Phyllopteryx taeniolatus isolate TA_2022b unplaced genomic scaffold, UOR_Ptae_1.2 contig_31, whole genome shotgun sequence DNA segment encodes these proteins:
- the LOC133473630 gene encoding zinc finger and BTB domain-containing protein 17-like → MNVHSVSARGKCCENVCKKESRVRTGTLGIKSGERATTSTTLCSFHSAASHCATQSSEDLGPEGQELEPPHIKEEVEDEEVHRIKDEEKLEPTPIKKEDEEEHTHIKHEVEEDITKFPLTGVPLKGEDEGQSEGSRGAEAPSNSSSQHMTTEADGDHCGGSQANGLLAPLSDSDDMTSHPPHTDDDDGQSEGDLTCHTENKRRKCSQCGKIFAFLSNLKRHMEIHTGEKVFACSVCGQRFSVKGSLKRHTKTHAGEKPFTCSVCGQRFSRKYRAKTHKCAVRKAVMKKL, encoded by the exons ATGAATGTGCATTCTGTTTCCGCTCGTGGAAAgtgttgtgaaaatgtgtgcaagaaggaGAGCAGAGTACGAACAGGAACTTTGGGAATCAAAAGTGGAGAACGAGCCACAACGTCAACAACTTTATGCTCTTTTCACTCTGCAGCCTCTCATTGTGCTACGCAGAGCAG TGAAGATCTTGGTCCTGAGGGGCAGGAGCtagagccccctcacattaaagaggaagtggaggatgaAGAGGTCCACCGCATCAAAGATGAAGAGAAATTGGAGCCCACTCCCATTAAaaaagaggatgaggaagagcaCACTCACATCAAACATGAAGTGGAAGAGGACATCACCAAGTTTCCATTGACTGGTGTCCCATTGAAgggtgaagatgaaggtcaaagtgaggggAGCAGAGGGGCGGAGGCTCCAAGCaacagctcaagtcaacacatgacaacagaagctgatggagaccactgtggaggatcacaagcaaatggactcttagctccactatcagatagtgacgacatgacgtcacaccctcctcacactgatgatgatgatggacagaGTGAAGGTGAtctgacatgtcacactgaaaacaaacgacggaaatgttctcagtgtgggaaaatatttgcttttctgAGCAATTTGAAACGACACATGGAaatacacacaggagagaaagtttttgcctgttcagtttgtggtcaaagattctctgtcaagggaagcttaaaaagacacacaaaaacccacgctggtgagaaaccttttacctgctcagtttgcggtcaaagattctctcgtaagTATCGGGCTAAAACACACAAGTGTGCAGTGAGAAAAGCAGTGATGAAGAagctttaa